A single uncultured Methanolobus sp. DNA region contains:
- the wrbA gene encoding NAD(P)H:quinone oxidoreductase, with translation MMKINVIFYSLYGHNYRMAQAVAEGAREVEGAEVGLFQVQETFTPEILQKMGATESKKSFEHIPVATVDNLTEADAIIFGTPTRFGMMTAQMRAFLDRTGGIWSKGLLIGKVGSVFTSSSTQHGGQESSILSFHTTLLHHGMIIVGVPYSETRQSTLDEITGGSPYGASTIAGSGPDTRHPSENELGIARFQGRHVAEITKKLVGE, from the coding sequence ATGATGAAAATAAATGTAATCTTTTACAGTTTATACGGACATAATTACAGGATGGCGCAGGCAGTAGCCGAAGGCGCCAGGGAAGTTGAAGGTGCTGAAGTTGGACTTTTCCAGGTTCAGGAAACATTCACTCCTGAGATTCTTCAAAAAATGGGAGCCACAGAATCAAAAAAGAGTTTTGAACACATCCCTGTTGCAACAGTTGATAATCTCACCGAAGCAGATGCCATCATTTTCGGAACTCCAACAAGGTTTGGAATGATGACTGCACAGATGCGCGCTTTCCTTGACAGGACAGGAGGCATCTGGTCAAAAGGTTTACTCATCGGTAAGGTCGGCAGTGTTTTCACATCCAGCAGCACTCAGCATGGTGGTCAGGAATCATCGATACTGAGTTTTCACACAACGCTGCTGCATCATGGAATGATCATAGTGGGTGTCCCCTATTCTGAAACAAGACAGTCAACACTTGATGAGATTACAGGCGGAAGTCCGTATGGTGCTTCCACAATTGCAGGCAGCGGTCCCGATACCAGACATCCAAGTGAGAATGAGCTTGGAATTGCGAGGTTTCAAGGCAGACACGTTGCGGAGATTACGAAGAAGCTGGTTGGTGAATAA